The region CTTCTCATGACAGTTTCATTCCTCCTTCTCTTACTCCTCACAGGCTGAGGGAAGGCCTTGTTATAGGTCTGACAAAGGGGGTTTGCTGTAGGGGATGTGAAGTGTCAGTGTGATTCACAGTGCGGAGACTTGGGGAGAGCACGAAGCCTCCTGTCGTAATATCTGTGACACATCTGTGTATGAGAGGGAGAATCAAAGAATCTTAACATGGGGAGTGGTGATACGACGAGCTGAGACTTACCCAGATAGTTCACCTTTGTGAGGGCTAAAATTggtgagagagaaataaaattaataagggGAGACCAGGGATATAAAAGATGACTGTCACTGTGCCTTTCTGAAAATATGCCTTAGCACACTttccctttaaccccagcataGGGGTAGCGAGGGgcacagaggcaggcgggtctgtgtgagtttgaggccaggcctacacaaagaaaccctgtctcaaaagagagagggagagggagagagagagagagaaatggaatagTCCGTTTatcttgagcttttttttttccattttcatctaAATTTCTTGGTGTTGGGTGGAGGCACGCACACAGTGCTCTTGTTCAGTTCCCACCTACATTGGATGACTTACAACTCTGtaattcagttccagggaacctaaCTTTCTATGGCCTTCGAAGGCACCTGttcacacatacattttaaaaattttgtaagCATATCTTCATTTTGAACAGAGAAAATGTagattattaaagaaaactgagaatgaACCTCTGAGAGTGGGAGAGACTGCCAGGAAGGGAAACCTGAGCCTTTTTTAATAATTTAGCAGTTGACTCCCCAGCTAATAATTAACTAAATTACTAACTGAGGTTGCAGGTTGTAGAATATGGCTTCTGGTGCGTAACCGATTCATGTCTGTGTTGCAGCAAGATAAGGCCGATCTTACTCGGCCGAAGCGCAAATATGAAAAGAAGCCCAAAGTCTTACCACCGTCTGCCAGCGCTCCTCAGCAGCCAAGCCCCACTGCACTGCCAGTCTTCAGTGCTAAAGACTTAAACCAGTATGACTTCCCCAGCTCAGACGAAGAGCCTCTGTCCCAGGTAAACAGAAGAGCAGCTCCCTGCATTCAGAAGAGGAGTGTAGAAGCCCAAGTGTTTGACCTCTCATTGCTTTATTTCAAGGTTTTGTCTGGCTCTTCGGAAGCCGAGGAAGACAATGACCCTGACGGCCCTTTTGCTTTCCGCAGGAGAGCAGGCTGTCGGTACTATGCTGTAAGTGTCAGACTTTCTGTGTAAAGAACAGACAGCAGATAAACTGACAAAATACaataatttggatttttttttttaagcctcatTTAGACCAAACTGGCAATTGGCCCTGGACTAGCCCTAAAGATGGAGGACTGGGGGATGTTCGCTATAGATACTGCTTAACAACTCTCACCGTCCCCCAGAGGTGTCTTGGATTTGCACGAAGACGGGTTGGGCGCGGTGGAAGGTAACTCGCTTCTGCTTTCCTTGCGTCACGTGCTTTAGACATTGAAATCAGAGTTTGAACTGAGGCCTCCTTGTTAAGCAGGCTGTAGCCGCTCCAGCCTGCTGTGCATGCTCCCCTCAGTTCTCCCGCCATCCTCACCTACTGCGCAGTTCTGATGGACCCCGTGTAGGTTCTTTTCTCCCCCAACTTCTTAACATCTAAACTCAGTTATCACAAGCTAAAATCCTAAGAAAGGACAAGTGTAAATTGTGTTTACACACTGAGGATTTGGTTCaggaaactacaaaaaaaaaaaagtcgttgAATTTTGGGGAAAAGTTGGCATTAACTACTTCAGTGATTAACTCTTCTGTCCATGGCCTCGGTTTGTCAGGATACGGTTCTTGGGTCTGAAGTAGAATACCTTCATGcatagagaggaggaaagaaggaaccGCAAAGCACAGGAAAATTTTGgttgaaagacaaaaaagaaattttaatccaACACTGAGATTTGAGGCTAAAAGAACCagagccaacaagatggctcagtggaaagaGGCCCTTGCCACCAAGATGACAGCTGAGTTCTATgccagtacctacatggtggaaggaaagaaccgactcctgaaaattatcctctgacctctgcatgtgtgctgtgccACGTGCCCTGTGCCATGCACACTCTGTGTAAAAGAGCTAAAtacttcagtgatgaacagtatGGCTTTTAAATATTCAGTATACTTTTATTCAGCTTTTGGGGCTTTCGGGAAAGGAAAAAACCTCTTGATGTAATCTCTGACGTCTGCTCCTTGTGCAGGGTCCTGCTGGACAGAGCGCATTCAGACTATGACAGTATGTTTCACCACCTGGATTTGGACATGCTTTCCTCACCACAACCTTCTCCAGTCAATCAGTTTGCCAATACCTCAAAAACCAATACCTCGGACAGATCTTCCTCTAAAGACCTCAGTCAGATACTAGTCGATATCAAATCATGTAGATGGCGGCACTTTAGGCCTCGGACACCATCCCTACATGACAGTGACACTGATGAACTCTCCAGCAGGAAATCACACAGGAGTATAACTCGAGCAGGAGCAGCACAGCCTGGGACCCACACTGGCACCTCCACGCAGAGTAAAAGCAGCAGTGGCTCCACACACTGTGGTACGTTCCTCTGTGGCTTCCATTGCTATGTCAGGGCCGGGTACTCCATCTTGTTGACCGTAGTCCGTTATGCTGTAGATGCCTTAAGTAGCGCTTTGAATTCTGCTCAATGGCATTGTtgctgtgtgagtttgtgtgtgtgtccttccttAACCACAATCACAAAGAGATGGTGTGTTATAGTTAATGTTTAATTGGTTACCTCGAGGCAGTCCAGGAACCACAAGACTCctaaatttaattttcaagtaATAAGAAAGTAAAAGGGACCCCAAGTTGTTGTTGGTGTGTATTTAAACACCTAATCTGCTCTAAATTTAGGGGCCAGTAGTCAATAGCTACACATAACTTGCTGACATAGTCATTCGGAATACATGCGAGAGATACTTAATTTAATCCTTTGGAATGACTTTTAGATAATATTTCGGTACGATTTGagtaaaatactgaaaatactaCAATgtccttgactttcttttttaaatcatttgAGTCCTTATTATCTAAATTATGTAAGTTCACTATCAagatgatggctcagctggtCCAGGTCCTCAGCATCACgcgtgacaacctgagttcagttcccaagacccacacagtagaaggaaagaacccatTTGTTCAGGTTGTCTTTTGgcttgcatacatgtatgcatgtacacacacaagtacataaatACAgtaaaagggggctggagagatggctcagtggttacaagcCCTGACtgcttcttccagaagacctgggttcaattcctggcacctacatgacagctcataatTGTCTATAATTCCTGTTCATAAGGATCCAACACCCTCGCACAAGCAAGCCaatgtatatgaaataaatataaataaattattttaaaaataaatacaataaatgagtaaatattaattgtttattttgattttaagatagggtctctggctatcctggaatccactgtgtagaccaggctggcctcaaactcacagagatctgcctggcctTTTAAATTATGTTGTTAAAGCTCTTCTAGGCTAATTtagatacagattttttttttaaaaaaaaaaaaaaaagaggattgcTTCCTTAATTACCTATTTAGGTTACAGTTAAAGTGCTTTCTAAACATGAGAATTTCTAGGCTAATTttgatacagtttttttttttaaaaaaaaaaagaagattgctTCCTTAATTACCTATTTAGGTTACAGTTAAAGTGCTTTCTAAGCATGAGAATTTGCTGTCATTTTCAGAAGTCTTCAGAAAATGCTTCATAAACTAATTTACTtgttagttattttaaaaaaataattctgtgaACTGACCAAACTTGAGAATCAGTTGGAAAATATGTTTCTGGGGTTTAACTGATTGTAGTTCCACTAATTTTAGTGATTGTTTCTCTGTCCTGTATAGTCCTTACCATCAGGCTGAAGGGCTGTTTGACGTGGAGGCTTAATTAATAAGCACAATAGGAGAGTTTAAAAGTGTGAGCTTGTACTAATTGCCCAAAATATAGTTTAGAAGATGTATAAATTTTTTGGAACTTTATAGAGAAAATAGCCATGTTCCATCAATCCATATCATGTCCCTCCTAAAGTGCAGACACTGAAGCGTGTAGCAGACTCCAGTCCCATTCTGACTGTTCTATGGAGGTAATTTACTGCACGGTGCTTATGTGGACATGGTGTCAGGTGCAAactttcctggtttttttttcaagtatcATTAAAAGTTGAACATCAGCTGTAGCAAAAgttcaccaaaaaacaaaaaaaaaactaataatcaTGTAGTTTTGCATCTTAATCACTGTTTTTTTTGTCAATGGGGCTTCTTTAAATGCTGTATTTTCACATATACTTAGAATAAACGCCAACAGACTACTACACTCTGCTTTCATGCTCGTGAATATCCATGAAATCTTGGCACTCTTTCTGTGGCTCCGTAAATTACGTCAGGTGTACATTCAGCATAGAGAGTTCAGCTAGCAACCCCCCCAAAACGGAAAAGAAAACCTAGCTGTTGACGTGATCCGTGGGAATTGGAGCACATTTCTCCTTAAAGCGTTCTCCAGACGGGAATCTCATTGATAGTGGCCTGCAGAGTCCCGATATGGCCTCCTAGGCCAATCATCTCACTCCATTATActtgtagttttaaaaataattttcctttgcaCCATAACCCCCAGATGTGAACCACGTTTGGTCCCAAAGAAGCCTGATTTAGTCGATGCCGGAGGAAACACTGGCTGTACTGAGAGACTGAGTCTCTTCTAGCCATCCTGTCAGATGGGAGTCGGTCAACAGACTTTCCTGCTGCTTAGACTAAATGATGATTTAAAATGTAATCACTTTTTCATTATTCAGTTACTGATTCAAGTAATTGATACTTACAGACAGCACCACCAGGCTCCTTTTCTAAGTACTTATTTTTGAACCAGAAGCTCTGAATGGAGGTGCCATGAGTCCAGTCATTTCCTTGAAGAGTGCCCAATTGTATAGTTTGTTCCTGCTGCTTGGGATGGCAGTCTTGGCCGTTTCCCAGGCTGTGCAAGCCTCGGGCCTGAGTAGGACGTGTGTGATGTTGGGTAGCCTCTGTGGCGATGTCAGGGAATCCTGTGTCCCCTTTGCTCCGTGTAACAGAAGGGGCATCGTGGAAAGACTTGCTGGTTGGGATTTAGAATTTCTAGGACTAGCTCTACTTAAGGATCAATTATTTCTTCTTAATAATCATTAGTTAATATGTGATTTGGATTGTTTCCAAATAGCTTTCTAGGCTTTTTCATCTATACCAGCACTTTTCAAATTCAGTACACATTCATTTTGTGCGTTTGAAATTGAAAGGATATCAAATTACCATAATTAGATGAGACTCTGTTACAGAGGCTATCAACAAGgctgcttgctgccaagacttccatcctgagttctatccccagtacccacgtggtggaagaagagaatcaattcccacaagttgtcctttgtctTCCTGGTGCACTTGCATACTCTGTCTCTCTTGTAGAGAGCAAGAGAGacgcaaacacacagagacagacaagagggaaggaagtgtCTGTGTGTAGATGTCCCCCACTCCATTGATGCGCCCTAAGATCCTAGCTTCAGTGGAATTCAGCATCATTGGAAGTGGTTTATCTAAACTCACACCATCTGTAAAAATCTGCTTTATTTCTGTGACAGACATTCTGTGCATAGAATTATTATGTTTGGCTTAATCTGTGTGTGGAAGGGACTGTAGTCTTTGCACTGATTGGTATTACATTTGTAAGTCTCTAGGACTCTAAGCTTTATTCAAAGACTTGCTAATCCAGAATCTGTTGTGGAAGGTGCACTGTGAGTCCAGcaggtgtatgtatatattgcaaGGGCAGTCACGGCAGAGCAGCACTGGGCTAGAGAATTGTCACATAGAAGTCATCCATAACCAGGTGTACTCAGGTCTAACACGGCTTGCCATCAATTGAATTACAATACACCTTGGTTTTCCATTTGGGTTTTTTGGTAGCTAAGAGCTTGGGAATCCTTTGATTTAATTTCCTTAATGCAAGGGTTCTACTAACTAGAATCACTCTACATTTTGCTTGGGTTTTTTTCGTTGttttatgcttgtttgtttttgtagggCTGGGGCGGGGGTCGAATCTGTCTCCTGCATGCCaggcatgtgctctaccactaagccataTCCCCAGCTTTTGTTTTAATCACCTTTTTTGTTAGGCCTGTTAGAATCAGAAGTTTCTGATTCAAAGGTGTGTTTTAAACAGATTTgtgactttgtttgtttttaatggagTATAAATGCCTTTGAATAATCCATACTCCATTTTGAAGTGGTTCATTTCTTGCTGGTATCCCTTCACCCCTTTGAGCGCCTCAGTTAGATTGCCGCAGCTACAGGGGGTGTGTGCCTGTGACCTTGGACCATTCCAAGCACTGGGTCACATTTCCATGTGGTGGTTTCTGACATCTGCTTGGGTATTTCTAATGAGGGGAAGTAGAACAGATCAAGTTATTCTACATTGAAGGATCTTGCTTAGAAAGCTTATCCATATGTTGTGCCAAAAGCTGCCTCAAACAAGTTCAAACTCGTGTTTTCTTATGGGAGCATGCTAATTGTCACACTGTCTCCACTGTCACACCGTCTTCCAACAATCTGAAGTCACATCCCACATCCTCCTCTCGCCCAGGTCTGCTTTTATCCCACACGATTaccttcccacatcacattcTTGCTGGTCAGGTACCCTACATgtgaggatttctttttttaacatgttGCTCATACAGGTGAATTGTTAAGGGTTTTATTATATCTTGTAGATTCCAAATCTAaagttacttttctctgttttaaatTTGAAGTCCAGCTAACTTGTGATGGTGGTGGTTCTTTCTCTATGCTTTGTGACTTCAGAACCTCAGTCTTCATCTCCACTGTGAGGTTACAGGAGGAAGTCAGGTACCAAGGGCCTCTCCTGGTCGCAGCCCTTTTGTTTCTGCAGAGCAGTTGTGAGTCTAGATTTGCTTGGTTGGGTTTTGCCCACCATTTGTAAGTGAGTTAAGTTTGATTGCTACACTTTATCTGAGGCAGATATATACTGGAAACTTTTTGCCTTGGTGCCCCTGTTCATTAGTAGAAACTTCAGAAAGTATGGCCACTTTGGCTTCATTCCATGGAGTGCTTGTTCAGACCTTGGATATAACATCAGCTCACGTTTTAGTTATCCACGTTCGCTACCTCACCTTTGTACAAACTCACGtcctttaatttatttctgaGAGGGGCTAAGGCGACGTTGGCCGTCCTCTCGCTCAATTCTCGTCACATCTAATGAAGACGCAGACCCACAAAAGGTGGCATGCTCTTTGAAGATTCTGTTTGTGATGGGCTTTTATCGCTCCACTGCCAGTCTGTTTGTTGCTCTGTTAATTACAGAACATTTACCAGAAACATCCAGGCCAGATTTTACAACTAGACTCCAGACAGAATAGCTTCCTCAAGAAACAGCCATCTCAGTTGTGGAGTTGACTGACTAAATCTTATCTCTGCATCTGCATCGGCGGGAGACAGATGTTAAAATGAGATTGACTTGCCTACCTGCAGAAACTGGGTGAACTTGATTTAACTAgggcaaaagcatttgttaattACCACTAAATGCTCAACTAAAACACAAATATCAAAGATACACAAAAGAATTTTACCGGAAAagggtgttgtaatatgaacatttctgtttgctttcattCATATCGGAGGTCTTGAGTGAATGCTGAATTATGATTTTTCTAAGTATGTAATGACCTGATCCTTctagaagtatttttttaattactaaatATTCCCTATTGGAAAAGTAAAGGAAGTTAAAGTATAACTTTCAAacccattggttaaaaaaaaatctaataaattaggTATCTTAAGGTTTAAGCAGttgttttatagaaaataatCATGTTCACTATGAACCTTCATTTCAGGCAGCATtcatttttttaggtttttcatgGCTTTGACCCAGCTCACTTCTCTTACATGTTGATGTGTTCATGACTTATGTCAGCATTTAGGGAACATCCTAACGTAAGTAAGGCCTCCCATAGAATATTGGCTTGATCTGTAGCTTACACAAGGTGGAAAACTCACCAGTCGGACACCAATTAAATGGAGCTGTAGCACACAGAGGAGGACCAGCAGGAGCATTTCTCCAGTGAGAAGACACTTTCTTACCCATGTGGCCCACGAACTCAGTTCAATTCAAGAATGTGTGTAGGCGCTAATAGTTGTACAGGGCTTTCTCAAGCCCTTGGCTTCCAGGTCCATTCCAAGTGTGGTGGGAGTGTTAGCTGTCGTCTCCTGGTCCTGGAGGTTAGTAAAGATTAGAAAACTGGATGGGCTGGGAGGCTGACATCATAGCAAACTGGGTTAGTGTGTCTGCAGAGTCGGGCTCTGGAACTTTGGATAGGTAGTAGGTGCCCTGGTACCTGGGGAtaaactggtttttgttttttgtttttccttaaaataaCTCCTCCTCAGACAGGAAAGGTGTCTTTAAGGAAGCCGTTACAGTCAGGTGGTTCTGGGATTgtgtgcctttcttttttttctcccctccccctttttttaaactgacaaaaggaaaagaataaagaaacaggtttcctttttaaaattgcaCACACTTTTGGGGGtaataaatgaacatttttttgtttgtcttttttagaACTGAGCTCTCCATAGACACACATAAGTAGCATAACACAGTGTCTTTCCTCAGCCATCACTCTGTACAGTAATCAGCATAACTCCGTTCTTATTGACTGGATTTTGTCCAGGTGGGTTAACTGGGTGGGGAAAATTCATTAGCTTAACATTGgaacttcttttcttcctgttaaaagattcgttctctctctctctctctctctctctctctctctctcctttctctctctctaagtcATAAGCTGTCCAACTTACCTTTTGTTAATGGAAACCTTTGTAATGACTAAGATAAGAAGCTATGTAGACAGCGCTCTTGGGACGGCCTGGGCGCCTTGGCGTGGCAGTCTGGATAAAGCAGAAGTGGAATGGTGGTCACCAGGTCTCTCCTCATGCTCAGTACAGAGTGCATCTCCAAGCCTGTGGACTGACAATGCAAGAGCACTCTCTGCACTGTCTGGCACGGGTGTCACAGCTCTAGAAAAGCTAGTTTCCTGTGTGCGACTCGGGAAGcttcgttttctttctttttttctttaaattgaagCCACTTTTGTTAAATGTGACGGATAAAGCTGGGGCTTTCATCTAGAAGTGATCTCTAGCAGGATCATGTCTATTCAGATGCTTCAATTTTGCACAAAACCGTCCTTTTCTGCTGCTGGATTTTTAGTGTCGTAAGGTGTCTGTGTGGTGCCTGCATTTCTGTGAATCGTCTCCTTGTTTTATGTTCAGCATTCACAGCCGAACAATaccagcagcaccagcagcaacTGGCActgatgcagcagcagcagcttgcaCAAACTCAGCAGCAGCAAGCAAACAGCAACTCCGCCACCGCCGCACCACAGGTGAGGGCTTGTGTGTCGTATGACTGTCCTCACTGAGTGTTGTCCTAGAACTTTGCATCTAACCAGCAGAAAAGTGGCTTTGGCCTGAATGTACAGGGTTTGGGTTTAGAAAGAACATTCCAGGTGAGTGTGGAAGCTGTTCCTCCTGCTGCCCATTGTAGAAAGTAACACAAAAGCACAGTTCCCCTAACTGGAAAGTTGCTGCGGCCTGCCTGGAGTCTGTACCGGCCCTGTCCGCAGCCTAGAGCCCTGAGCAGCTCACTCTGCAGTTTCAGAATTAAACCCAAACCTCTTCTACTCTTTAAAACCACTTTTAAACTTAAAGCATGGAAATCATGCATAGATAAATTTGGGACTAAAAGACTGAGAATTGAGTTTTCTAAGCATCTTAAAGGGAATTTCCCAAGAggcttcttaatttttaaattatatcttaCTTTTTTACTAAGGGATGATTGTCTTACTATTTCAAAGATGtcttggctgggcagtggtggctcatgcctttaatcccagcactcggaaggcagatctctgtgagttcgaggccatcctggtctacaagagctagttctgggacaggccccaaagctacagagaaaccgtgtctcaaaaaaaacaaaacaaacaaaaatgtctttGGTTATGTATAGGTTGTATATGAGCAGGGAGGATGGGTAAGGGGAGAGCAGGAGATAGAGAATAGGGGCAGAGGTCACACAGATGCTCTTACATATTTGCCTTACGTGTTTGTCTAGCACTGAACTATTTGAGAAATATATTTCTAACCTCTCAGTTGGACTTTTTGCTGTTATTGCATTCTGTACTAAAGGGCTTATTTTGATAATTGCCTTATGTATTCTATATTGTCTTATAAGATGCTCAGACGTACACACCTTTAGACAGTGAGCTTCCCTGTCTACTAGAAGAGACTAAGGTTTCAGTGGCTATCCAGCTCTTAGTGCTGTGGAAGCTGATTTTGAGGCCAATACACTGATGACCTTTCTTTGGTGTTTTCCTTCCAGGGTTTTGTTTCTAAGACTTTGGATTCTGCTAGTGCACAATTTGCTGCTTCTGCTTTGATGACGTCAGAACAGCTGATGGGATTCAAGATGAAGGATGATGTGGTGCTTGGGATCGGGGTGAATGGCGTCCTTCCAGCCTCAGGTGAGGACAAAGGCTCTGCATGGCCCCGTGGAATTGACATGCGTACGTGCttatacacatagacacaggcaCCAAATGCAGTGTTGACGTACTTTGTTTCTCTCCCCAGGAGTATACAAGGGCTTACACCTCAGCAGCACTACACCAACAGCGCTTGTACATCCAAGTCCGTCGACAGCAGGTTCAACTTTGTTACAGCCTTCAAATATCACACAGACTTCAGGTTCCCACAGTGCACTGAGTCATCAAGTAACTGCTGCCAATTCTGCAACAACTCAGGTTCTGTTTGGGAACAACATTCGATTAACTGTACCTTCATCAGTCCCCACTGTAAACTCTATCGCCCCAATAAACGCACGACATATACCTAGGACTTTAAGTGCTGTTCCATCATCTGCCTTAAAGCTGGCTGCCGCGGCTAACTGTCAAGTGTCCAAGGTCCCTTCCTCATCCTCTGTAGATTCAGTTCCAAGGTGAGTAGTTATTCTAAGCTTAAAATGTTTGAGCCCTAACTTCAGCCCTCTGGAATGGctaagttttttcttctttcccttctgtgtGTGGAAAATGTGTGCATTTAAGTATCCCTTGTTTGTTTAAGACTTAAATAAGTAGATGTTGTGATTCTGTGTTAGTTGACTTCAGCTCTAGTTGAGAATGAGCCagtccatttttttggggggtttaaCCATTTATTGTCTCTTTTATAGTTTGGGGTGCTAGACACAGATAACTTTGCAGAATACTCAATATCTTTTGGAATAGCTATTTTTTTGTCAttacaatttttttattgatattgagctctatatttttctctgctcccctccccactttaAACCCTCCTCCAAGGACCCCATacttccagtttactcaggagatcttgtctttttctactttctacttcccatgtagattagatctgtgtgagtttctcttagtgtccttgttgttgtctaagttctctgggattgtggtttgtaggctggctttctttgcttaatgtttaaaaatcacctatgagtcaGTAcatgtatctgggttacctcactcaaaataatgttttctagctccattttcctgcaaaattcaagatgtggttatttttttctccattgtgtaaatgtaccacattttccttatccattctttggtcgaggggcatttagattgtttccaggttctggctatgacaaacaaagctgctatgaacataattgagcacatgtccttgtggcacaattgagcatcctctggatatatacccaaaagtggtattgctgggtcttgagaaaggttgtttcctaattttctgagaaatcgccacactgacatccagaggggttgtaccagttttcattcccaccagcaatgcaaaagtgttccctttaccccacaacctctccagcataagttgtcatcagtgtttttgatcttggccattctttcaggtgtaagatggaatctcagagttgttttgatttgcatttctctgttgactaagggtgttgagcattttcttaaatgtctttcagccattttagattcctctgctgagagttctctgtttagtagGTCTgtattccacttttttttttattggattgtg is a window of Chionomys nivalis chromosome 13, mChiNiv1.1, whole genome shotgun sequence DNA encoding:
- the Epc1 gene encoding enhancer of polycomb homolog 1 isoform X1, which codes for MSKLSFRARALDASKPLPVFRCEDLPDLHEYASINRAVPQMPTGMEKEEESEHHLQRAISAQQVYGEKRDNMVIPVPEAESNIAYYESIYPGEFKMPKQLIHIQPFSLDAEQPDYDLDSEDEVFVNKLKKKMDICPLQFEEMIDRLEKGSGQQPVSLQEAKLLLKEDDELIREVYEYWIKKRKNCRGPSLIPSVKQEKRDGSSTNDPYVAFRRRTEKMQTRKNRKNDEASYEKMLKLRRDLSRAVTILEMIKRREKSKRELLHLTLEIMEKRYNLGDYSGEIMSEVMAQRQPVKPTYAIPIIPVANSSQFKHQEVTDGKEFKVHKQDKADLTRPKRKYEKKPKVLPPSASAPQQPSPTALPVFSAKDLNQYDFPSSDEEPLSQVLSGSSEAEEDNDPDGPFAFRRRAGCRYYAPHLDQTGNWPWTSPKDGGLGDVRYRYCLTTLTVPQRCLGFARRRVGRGGRVLLDRAHSDYDSMFHHLDLDMLSSPQPSPVNQFANTSKTNTSDRSSSKDLSQILVDIKSCRWRHFRPRTPSLHDSDTDELSSRKSHRSITRAGAAQPGTHTGTSTQSKSSSGSTHCAFTAEQYQQHQQQLALMQQQQLAQTQQQQANSNSATAAPQGFVSKTLDSASAQFAASALMTSEQLMGFKMKDDVVLGIGVNGVLPASGVYKGLHLSSTTPTALVHPSPSTAGSTLLQPSNITQTSGSHSALSHQVTAANSATTQVLFGNNIRLTVPSSVPTVNSIAPINARHIPRTLSAVPSSALKLAAAANCQVSKVPSSSSVDSVPRENHESEKPALNNIADNTVAMEVT
- the Epc1 gene encoding enhancer of polycomb homolog 1 isoform X2, whose translation is MEHHLQRAISAQQVYGEKRDNMVIPVPEAESNIAYYESIYPGEFKMPKQLIHIQPFSLDAEQPDYDLDSEDEVFVNKLKKKMDICPLQFEEMIDRLEKGSGQQPVSLQEAKLLLKEDDELIREVYEYWIKKRKNCRGPSLIPSVKQEKRDGSSTNDPYVAFRRRTEKMQTRKNRKNDEASYEKMLKLRRDLSRAVTILEMIKRREKSKRELLHLTLEIMEKRYNLGDYSGEIMSEVMAQRQPVKPTYAIPIIPVANSSQFKHQEVTDGKEFKVHKQDKADLTRPKRKYEKKPKVLPPSASAPQQPSPTALPVFSAKDLNQYDFPSSDEEPLSQVLSGSSEAEEDNDPDGPFAFRRRAGCRYYAPHLDQTGNWPWTSPKDGGLGDVRYRYCLTTLTVPQRCLGFARRRVGRGGRVLLDRAHSDYDSMFHHLDLDMLSSPQPSPVNQFANTSKTNTSDRSSSKDLSQILVDIKSCRWRHFRPRTPSLHDSDTDELSSRKSHRSITRAGAAQPGTHTGTSTQSKSSSGSTHCAFTAEQYQQHQQQLALMQQQQLAQTQQQQANSNSATAAPQGFVSKTLDSASAQFAASALMTSEQLMGFKMKDDVVLGIGVNGVLPASGVYKGLHLSSTTPTALVHPSPSTAGSTLLQPSNITQTSGSHSALSHQVTAANSATTQVLFGNNIRLTVPSSVPTVNSIAPINARHIPRTLSAVPSSALKLAAAANCQVSKVPSSSSVDSVPRENHESEKPALNNIADNTVAMEVT